The Aureitalea marina genome includes a window with the following:
- a CDS encoding tetratricopeptide repeat protein, with protein MLRQFLLLLLVGLTIFPVFGQQTAVFTDPLSDYNKAVELFSNSQFLAAQTLFTRVKQKSSDQTIQGDCAYYIASCAVRLNQQNADGLMEAFVADYPTSIKRNEAYINVANYYFENGKYAYARKWFDKVDENALNAAQKEQFYFNNGYAYFSSKRYEEAQKYLNRVSNSEKYGAQSKYYLGYIAYEEEDYQSATEYFEEIKGIDRYAHGLSYYEADMNFKLGNFEKAIEVGLEQFDQSNAREKSELSKIIGESYFNLEQYDEALPYLQGYRGKDGRWSNTDYYQLGYTYYKQGDYQNAIGEFNKIVGGRDEVAQNAYYHLAESYLKLDQKQQALNAFKNASEMNFSAEIQQDAWLNYAKLSYEIGNSYRPVPEVLLSFIDQYPDNANNDELQELLIDSYISSRNYGAALDLLENNKKFENKLAYQKVAFFRGVELFNENRFQQARELFQKSLSEPRDAMYTARATYWIAECDYLQSNFDESLIGYRQFMQLPRASDTPEFENSAYAIGYNQFKLNDYPAAISSFKQYVSKTSAEASRKRDALVRIADSYFVTSDYQAAIDNYSQAITQGTPDQHYAAFQRAISYGFIGKIEEKLVALSQFGDRYPNSIYRDDALYELGNTLVAQDRTQDAIEAYDQLLRQLPESGFVARTLLKKALIYDNGGDSREALRLFKQVAGEFPSTPEALQAVSSAKIIYIDLGEVDEYARWVKTLDFVEVADAELDDAAYQAAERPYLENKPGQAKGRFADYLEQFPNGKHSLKAHFYLAQLQFGDNEKTEAKPHYKAVADRERNEFTEQALARLSEILLSENDYGEAVAYLSRLETVANFPQNVIFAQTNSMKSHYELRNYSEAVQYAEKVLANSKIDNAIKSDAQVIIARSAMETAEEDKARAAYTEVLKIATGQLAAEALYYDAYFKNQDGDFEASNASVQQLARDYSGYKLYGAKGLVLMARNFYGLEDAYQATYILESVIENFAEFPEVVSEARSELAVIKAAQSKTNSSVETDGND; from the coding sequence ATGCTCCGTCAATTCCTGCTACTACTGCTGGTTGGCTTGACCATTTTTCCCGTATTTGGTCAGCAGACAGCGGTTTTTACCGATCCACTTTCAGATTATAACAAAGCGGTCGAATTGTTTTCGAACAGTCAATTTTTAGCCGCCCAAACCTTATTTACACGAGTCAAGCAGAAGTCCAGTGATCAGACGATACAAGGCGACTGTGCTTACTATATCGCCAGTTGTGCGGTCCGCTTGAACCAACAAAATGCCGACGGTCTGATGGAAGCTTTTGTGGCAGATTATCCAACAAGCATCAAGCGCAACGAGGCCTATATCAATGTGGCCAATTATTATTTTGAGAATGGAAAGTACGCCTACGCCAGGAAGTGGTTTGACAAGGTGGACGAAAATGCCTTGAACGCTGCACAAAAAGAACAATTCTACTTCAATAATGGCTATGCCTACTTCAGTAGCAAGCGTTATGAAGAGGCCCAAAAATACCTGAACCGTGTGAGCAATTCGGAAAAGTACGGTGCGCAGTCCAAGTATTATTTGGGTTATATCGCATATGAAGAAGAAGACTACCAAAGCGCTACTGAATATTTTGAGGAGATAAAGGGAATAGATCGCTATGCGCATGGCCTGTCCTACTACGAGGCGGATATGAACTTCAAGCTGGGAAATTTTGAGAAGGCGATCGAGGTTGGCCTGGAGCAATTTGACCAGTCCAATGCCCGGGAGAAAAGCGAATTATCCAAGATCATAGGCGAGAGTTATTTCAATCTGGAGCAATACGATGAGGCCTTGCCATATCTGCAAGGATATAGGGGTAAGGATGGTCGCTGGTCCAATACGGACTATTACCAATTGGGATATACCTACTACAAACAGGGAGATTATCAGAACGCCATAGGAGAATTCAACAAGATCGTAGGCGGTCGGGATGAGGTCGCACAAAACGCTTACTACCACCTAGCCGAGAGTTATTTGAAACTGGATCAGAAACAGCAGGCACTCAATGCTTTTAAAAATGCTTCGGAGATGAATTTCTCGGCCGAGATCCAACAAGATGCATGGCTCAATTATGCCAAACTTAGTTATGAGATCGGGAATAGTTACCGGCCAGTACCGGAGGTACTGTTGTCCTTTATCGATCAGTACCCGGATAACGCGAACAACGATGAATTGCAAGAATTGCTGATCGACTCTTACATCAGTTCCAGGAACTATGGCGCTGCTCTCGATCTGCTGGAGAACAACAAGAAATTTGAGAATAAGTTGGCCTATCAAAAGGTCGCTTTCTTCCGCGGGGTGGAACTTTTTAACGAGAACCGGTTCCAGCAGGCCAGGGAGCTCTTTCAAAAGAGTCTGAGCGAACCCAGGGATGCCATGTATACTGCCAGGGCGACCTATTGGATAGCGGAGTGCGATTACTTGCAGTCAAATTTCGACGAGTCCCTGATCGGATATCGGCAGTTCATGCAGCTCCCGAGAGCATCGGATACTCCAGAATTCGAGAACAGTGCCTATGCCATTGGGTATAATCAATTCAAACTGAACGACTATCCCGCAGCGATAAGTAGCTTTAAACAATATGTTTCCAAGACCAGTGCGGAAGCCAGTCGGAAAAGAGATGCCCTGGTCCGGATCGCGGATAGTTATTTTGTGACCAGCGATTACCAGGCGGCCATAGACAATTATAGCCAGGCCATTACCCAGGGAACACCAGACCAGCATTACGCGGCCTTCCAACGGGCCATCAGCTACGGTTTCATCGGGAAGATAGAGGAAAAATTAGTCGCTTTGTCCCAGTTCGGAGATCGTTATCCAAATTCCATCTATAGGGACGATGCCTTGTACGAATTGGGCAATACCCTGGTTGCACAGGACAGAACCCAAGACGCCATCGAGGCCTACGATCAGTTGCTAAGACAGTTACCGGAAAGTGGTTTTGTGGCCAGGACCTTATTAAAGAAAGCGCTGATCTATGATAACGGAGGTGATAGCCGGGAGGCCTTGCGATTGTTCAAACAGGTTGCCGGTGAATTCCCGTCCACCCCCGAAGCATTGCAAGCGGTTAGTTCTGCAAAGATCATCTATATAGACCTGGGCGAGGTGGACGAATACGCCCGCTGGGTAAAAACCCTGGATTTTGTGGAAGTAGCCGACGCAGAATTGGACGATGCGGCTTATCAGGCAGCCGAAAGACCTTATCTGGAAAACAAACCTGGGCAGGCCAAGGGTCGATTCGCAGATTATTTGGAGCAGTTCCCCAATGGCAAGCATTCCCTGAAGGCACATTTCTACTTGGCCCAATTGCAGTTTGGTGACAATGAGAAAACCGAAGCCAAGCCTCATTACAAAGCCGTCGCAGACCGGGAACGAAACGAGTTTACCGAGCAGGCCTTGGCCAGACTTTCTGAAATCTTGCTTTCCGAGAATGATTATGGGGAGGCCGTGGCCTATCTATCCCGCTTGGAAACTGTTGCCAATTTCCCTCAGAATGTGATCTTCGCCCAGACCAACAGCATGAAATCGCATTACGAGCTCAGAAATTATTCCGAAGCCGTTCAGTATGCTGAAAAGGTCCTGGCCAATTCTAAGATAGACAACGCCATAAAGAGTGATGCCCAAGTGATCATTGCCCGTTCGGCCATGGAGACGGCAGAAGAAGATAAGGCACGTGCGGCCTACACGGAGGTGTTGAAGATAGCCACAGGGCAGTTAGCGGCCGAGGCTCTGTACTACGACGCTTACTTTAAAAACCAGGATGGAGATTTTGAAGCTTCCAATGCTTCGGTGCAACAACTGGCCCGTGATTATTCAGGTTATAAGCTATATGGAGCGAAAGGCCTGGTCTTAATGGCTCGGAACTTCTATGGCTTGGAAGATGCCTACCAGGCAACTTACATCCTGGAAAGCGTGATCGAAAATTTTGCCGAATTCCCAGAAGTGGTCTCAGAGGCTCGATCCGAGTTGGCCGTTATCAAGGCCGCCCAGTCTAAAACCAATTCGTCTGTAGAAACGGATGGTAACGATTAA
- a CDS encoding cell division ATP-binding protein FtsE, translated as MSEIVLSLKNASIFQRENLILSDVTVKIKKGDFVYLIGKTGSGKSSFMKTLYGDIPLQKGQGTIVGFDLSTLAEREIPFLRRKLGVVFQDFQLLNDRTVKDNLAFVLTATGWKDKAKQDQRINEVLEKVGMKTKDFKYPYQLSGGEQQRVAIARALLNDPELILADEPTGNLDPQTSVEVMEVLKEINQNGNTILMATHDYALILKYPYKTLKCDDHQIFEVVQKTV; from the coding sequence ATGAGCGAAATCGTCCTCAGTCTTAAAAATGCATCTATTTTCCAACGGGAGAACCTGATCCTTTCCGATGTAACGGTCAAGATAAAAAAGGGAGATTTTGTCTACCTCATCGGGAAGACCGGAAGTGGTAAAAGTAGTTTCATGAAGACCCTTTACGGGGATATCCCACTTCAAAAAGGGCAGGGCACCATCGTTGGATTTGATCTGTCTACCCTGGCGGAACGGGAAATACCTTTTCTAAGACGCAAACTGGGCGTTGTATTCCAGGATTTCCAGTTATTGAACGACAGGACGGTCAAAGATAATCTGGCTTTCGTACTAACGGCAACAGGCTGGAAGGATAAGGCCAAGCAAGATCAGCGCATCAACGAGGTGCTTGAGAAGGTAGGAATGAAGACCAAGGATTTCAAATATCCCTATCAATTGTCTGGAGGAGAGCAACAGCGAGTAGCCATAGCCCGGGCTTTATTGAACGATCCGGAACTGATCCTGGCCGATGAGCCAACAGGTAACTTAGATCCTCAAACCAGCGTAGAGGTCATGGAAGTACTAAAAGAGATCAACCAGAACGGGAATACCATCTTAATGGCCACCCACGACTATGCCCTGATCCTGAAATACCCGTATAAAACCCTTAAATGCGACGATCACCAGATCTTCGAGGTGGTTCAGAAAACCGTTTGA
- a CDS encoding S8 family peptidase has product MKTQQHQGYTLRLSFFLLIGLLLNSTWTVQAQQEAWYTLETEDANWQPEFAMTNGKMGYTGRDQKLKAVLSKYDIYQFTETKAGTAGREGIRKFFVRTSGKGLIEDLKKNSSSLFSKGKRWSEDEMKIYEPNDYGSTSTIGSNQGAEAMLDYLDVLGLPQAWYYSTGTPQTVLGVADGIIDTLHPEFAGKVKVYQLSTQSNGHGSGVAAVLGARGDNGVGIPGICYDCNLAATRYGGFRDFKQLRELSDDGVRVINCSWVSSRFYDTGQAAVDEMFAQGTVLVAGAGNKPWSENKGQDYMYPASYDKVISVSSVMWKYERPEDNLKYQKSGKPYVENIFGFVGRTAGYKDGRIGNPMRIYPVATATLNSEVDLVAPAVGVLQGSALILEDKVQYIETAATSVSAPFVTGTIGLMLSLYPCLSAKEIEPILKLTATRLDKIAVNEPFRGNYGAGMLHSGRAVKLVHDLFNPEATARISNQRFDRWNFPVRSFSKEVCFSDLEILESAQLELTASTAVILEEGTHFKPGPDGSVHLKIDSDMEQNCKLNKRSD; this is encoded by the coding sequence GTGAAAACACAACAACATCAAGGATACACTCTTCGGCTTTCATTTTTTCTCCTGATAGGTCTTCTTTTGAATTCGACTTGGACTGTTCAAGCTCAGCAGGAAGCTTGGTATACCTTGGAGACCGAGGATGCCAATTGGCAGCCGGAGTTCGCAATGACCAATGGGAAAATGGGCTACACCGGTCGTGATCAAAAGCTAAAGGCTGTATTGTCCAAATACGATATTTATCAGTTTACGGAGACCAAGGCTGGTACAGCCGGAAGAGAGGGAATCCGAAAGTTCTTTGTTCGAACTAGTGGGAAGGGGCTAATAGAAGACTTGAAAAAGAATTCCTCATCTCTTTTCAGTAAGGGTAAACGATGGTCGGAGGATGAAATGAAGATCTATGAGCCCAATGATTACGGATCGACCAGTACCATTGGAAGCAATCAGGGAGCGGAGGCCATGCTGGATTATTTGGATGTGTTGGGGTTGCCACAGGCCTGGTACTATTCTACCGGAACTCCCCAAACCGTCTTAGGTGTAGCCGATGGAATAATTGATACACTGCATCCGGAATTTGCAGGAAAGGTAAAGGTCTATCAACTTTCTACTCAATCCAATGGTCATGGTTCTGGAGTTGCTGCTGTACTTGGAGCGAGAGGTGATAATGGGGTAGGTATCCCGGGCATTTGCTACGATTGTAACCTAGCCGCTACCCGTTATGGAGGATTCCGAGACTTTAAACAACTCAGAGAGCTTTCGGACGATGGCGTTAGGGTGATCAATTGTAGTTGGGTTAGCTCCCGATTTTATGATACCGGTCAGGCCGCGGTGGATGAAATGTTTGCCCAAGGAACCGTATTGGTCGCTGGAGCTGGAAACAAGCCTTGGTCGGAAAACAAAGGACAGGACTATATGTATCCTGCATCTTACGATAAGGTGATCTCAGTTTCATCTGTGATGTGGAAGTACGAGAGACCTGAGGACAATTTGAAATACCAAAAATCGGGGAAACCCTATGTTGAAAACATCTTTGGCTTTGTTGGTCGGACAGCTGGCTATAAAGATGGTCGAATAGGCAATCCTATGCGAATTTATCCGGTAGCGACAGCCACTTTAAATTCGGAGGTAGACCTGGTTGCGCCGGCCGTCGGTGTCCTGCAAGGTTCAGCACTGATTTTGGAGGATAAAGTCCAATATATTGAAACGGCAGCCACCTCTGTATCTGCGCCATTTGTGACCGGTACTATCGGATTGATGTTGTCTCTCTATCCTTGCCTTTCAGCCAAGGAGATAGAACCTATTTTGAAACTAACTGCGACCAGGCTGGACAAAATCGCTGTGAATGAGCCTTTCCGAGGTAACTATGGAGCGGGCATGTTACACAGTGGCCGTGCGGTTAAACTGGTTCACGATCTATTTAACCCGGAAGCTACAGCAAGAATAAGCAATCAACGATTTGATCGCTGGAATTTCCCGGTTAGATCCTTTTCTAAAGAAGTGTGCTTTAGTGACCTGGAGATTCTGGAATCTGCTCAATTGGAACTTACCGCATCAACAGCTGTAATTTTGGAAGAGGGGACTCACTTCAAACCCGGACCCGATGGATCAGTTCATTTGAAGATAGACTCCGATATGGAGCAAAACTGTAAACTGAATAAGCGATCAGACTAG
- a CDS encoding glycosyltransferase family 2 protein — protein sequence MLSVLIPTHNDDVQPLLMELDQQRSELDTAVEIIVWDDASDQLTSESLQILTSPGFKQFRSEKNQGRSTTRNLLTGKAKYDWLLFLDADTLPVNPDFLQQYVKSIQTEPRLVHGGISYSEQVPDKEYRLRWAYGRRREMQTLERRNVNPHLVMTGNLMIQKQLFLDLNKDIGNFYGDDLLISDRIRKKGIEVLHIENPVWHLGLEPSDLYLSKLLESDRVRYALESDGTLSPDLTRIQQFHHRYKWLMPFYRVCYAPWKEGARRNLIGENPSIRTLDLYRLYHYGKNI from the coding sequence ATGCTATCGGTCCTCATACCCACTCACAATGATGATGTCCAGCCACTTTTGATGGAATTGGATCAGCAGCGATCCGAGTTGGACACTGCTGTAGAGATCATTGTTTGGGATGATGCCTCAGATCAGCTCACCAGTGAATCACTGCAAATCTTAACATCTCCAGGTTTTAAACAGTTTAGAAGTGAAAAGAACCAGGGACGATCTACCACGAGAAATCTGCTGACCGGCAAAGCTAAGTACGATTGGCTACTCTTCCTGGATGCCGATACCTTACCGGTTAATCCAGATTTTCTGCAGCAGTATGTAAAAAGTATCCAGACCGAACCCCGTTTAGTTCATGGGGGCATCAGCTATTCGGAGCAGGTTCCGGATAAGGAATACCGCTTAAGATGGGCCTACGGCCGCCGCAGGGAAATGCAAACTCTGGAGCGAAGAAATGTCAATCCTCATTTGGTCATGACAGGAAATTTGATGATCCAAAAGCAGTTGTTCCTTGATCTGAACAAAGACATTGGCAATTTTTATGGGGACGACCTGCTGATCTCGGATCGTATCCGAAAAAAAGGTATCGAAGTTTTGCATATCGAAAATCCGGTCTGGCACCTGGGTCTGGAGCCTTCCGATCTCTACCTGAGCAAACTGCTGGAATCCGACCGCGTACGTTACGCACTGGAATCCGACGGAACACTCTCTCCAGACCTGACACGGATCCAACAGTTCCATCATCGGTACAAATGGTTGATGCCATTCTACAGAGTCTGCTACGCTCCATGGAAAGAAGGAGCTAGAAGGAATTTAATCGGAGAAAATCCCTCCATACGAACGCTGGATCTTTATCGTTTGTATCACTACGGAAAGAATATCTAA
- a CDS encoding glycosyltransferase family 2 protein — MESGISVIITVYNKAEYLTDTIRSVLNQSFTDFELILWNDGSTDNSQKVIDTFRDVRIKKFEDKNRGVSEARNRAVKQAAHHFLAFLDADDQWLPDHLEELNRMRSTYDNASFFATNSKLIIGDKTLERNYSLHAVNTIQEVDFFEASMRDSIVNSSTIGVYREAFDAVGGFDPSLKSGEDTDLFIRLGFNYSVVFSPRVTSRIYRTPDSLSQTATDLAKKPDFSAYAEEEKQRPAVKAYLDLNRYALCLQARLNQDEVQFDRFYQQLDVQNLNKKQRFLLGQSKDALIKLKKLQDFGRRLGFRWGAF; from the coding sequence ATGGAATCAGGGATTTCCGTTATCATAACCGTTTACAACAAGGCAGAATACCTGACCGATACCATAAGGTCAGTGCTGAATCAGTCCTTTACTGATTTTGAGCTCATCCTCTGGAACGATGGCTCGACTGACAATAGCCAAAAGGTGATAGATACATTTCGGGATGTGAGGATTAAAAAATTCGAGGACAAGAACAGGGGTGTTAGTGAGGCAAGAAATCGAGCAGTAAAACAAGCCGCTCATCACTTCCTGGCATTTTTAGATGCTGATGATCAGTGGCTTCCAGATCATTTAGAAGAATTGAACCGAATGCGATCCACCTATGACAACGCCTCATTTTTTGCTACAAATTCTAAGTTGATCATCGGAGATAAGACCTTAGAGAGAAATTATAGCTTACACGCAGTCAACACAATCCAGGAAGTCGATTTTTTTGAAGCCAGTATGCGCGATTCGATCGTGAATAGCTCGACAATTGGTGTTTACAGAGAAGCATTTGACGCAGTCGGTGGTTTTGATCCCAGTCTAAAGAGTGGTGAGGATACCGATCTTTTTATCAGACTCGGCTTCAATTATTCCGTAGTTTTTAGTCCGAGAGTTACCAGCCGGATATATAGAACACCCGACAGTCTGTCCCAAACAGCGACAGATCTAGCCAAAAAGCCGGATTTCAGTGCGTACGCAGAAGAAGAAAAGCAACGGCCGGCTGTTAAGGCTTATCTTGACCTCAACCGATATGCGCTTTGTCTGCAAGCCAGACTAAACCAGGACGAGGTTCAATTTGATCGTTTCTATCAGCAGTTAGACGTTCAAAATCTCAACAAAAAACAACGTTTTCTGCTGGGCCAGAGTAAAGATGCCCTGATCAAATTGAAGAAACTACAGGATTTTGGCCGCCGATTAGGGTTTAGATGGGGCGCCTTTTGA